In Elephas maximus indicus isolate mEleMax1 chromosome 16, mEleMax1 primary haplotype, whole genome shotgun sequence, the sequence TTTCCTGAGATGAAAACTCCATATGCTTTATTGTAGCCGATGGACTATATACACATCTCTTTCCTGGCATCCCCTCCCCAGTAGCTAAAGTTGGGGAGCTCTGGCTTCCTACTTTGTACACTCAAATCTGTTCTGTACTCTGCATATACAAACTGTTTATGTGTTTGGGTTGGCTTCAGGTTGGACTTATTTTCTAAATGTCTTCTAGCTCTTAAGTGGTATGATTCTAATAGCAGTTGCAGTTTCTCTTTGATCAAGAAGAATGGTAGCGGCAATTGTTATCATTAGGAGTATCCTTGCTGGTATTTGTAGGACAGATAAACATCTGACCAGCCTTTCCACTTTTGCATCACTCATCCAAGTGTTCCaggtcatttattcattcaagtaTTTATCAAGCACTTCTATGAGGCAGGTATcgttgtgctaagcactttataaacatttcatttataccttactggaaaccctggtggcgtagtggttaagtgccacggctgttaaccaagaggtcggctgttaaccaagaggtcggctgttaaccaagaggtcggctcttaaccaagaggtcggcagtttgaatctgccaggcgctcctcggaaactaccgcacagttcttctctgtcctatagggtcgctatgagtcggaattgacttgacagcagtgggtttttataccTTATTAACTATATACATAGAATCACAAAGGGTTAGAGCTGGAAAGGACCTTAGCATTTAATCCTACCCTCTCATTGTATGGGAACACAAGGAGATTGAGTCCCAGCAGGattaaatgatttgcccaagatcacagaacTTACTCAAAAACTAAATCTAGTTTTTGAGGCAGGGCTTTCCTGTGGGGCTTAGAAATTCAAGAGGTGGGTGAGAACGATGGGAAAAGCAGTGAATCTGAGAAGGAAGGTATTTTTTATTGACTAGAAGAGTTGGCTCTACGGTGGCatataatttacatttttcacaagtaaggaatgcaactgatttgcCAGCTATACATAGGCAACTCTCCATTAACCATAATGAGGGAATGAACGGTGGTGTGGACAATCCAAAAGCCACCTGGATTTGTTGTGGGGTAATGCTTTGTCCCACTTTGATCTGATGTGGCTGTCCACTATTTTGAAAATTCATGCTTCAAGACAAATCATGATCCCAAACAATAGGAGTCCAACTCAGAGAAAGTGGGAagtttgtatttttcctttttctcttttctacccCCGCCACATGCCttctcttagtttcctaggaGGTGATAGGAATGGCTCGTTCCTTTACCCTGGTGCAGAGTATGGGTCCCTGTGGATTTgtgtttcttccctgtctttgtaAGCCATGTCTGCTGGGTTTCTGTTTGCCTTAGGCAGTTATAAGGCTTGTGGAAGGAGGTAATTAAGTGCTTTCTTTGAAAGACCTTTTGTGGGGATGAGCCAGGGTGCAAGGAGAGACATTGCTCCGGTTACCGAATTGAAACCTCCCTAGAGTGGAGCAGCCTCCTCCAgtttctgctgggttttgagcTGCCTGTTAAATAAGTCAGTGGAGTTGCTGAAGACAAAGCAGCCCTCTGTGGCCATCCTGGGGGAAAAtgaaatactttcttttctgctAAAGGACTTTAATCTGCAGAATTGATGAGAGGATCATCACAGGAATCTGTTAGAGCATCTCTGTCTTCTGTTCTGGGCACTGCCTGGGCAGCCGACCTCCTTCCATTGTTGTTGGATGAGGTAGACACAGCATAGAGGAGATGGAGGCATTTGCAGGGGTGCTGTGGAAAGGGCTAAAGAGCTGGCTGGAAAGCTTGGGTCCAAGGGCAGCAGGGGGCCCCTCCCACTGCTGGTATTTACTGTCTGTGGTGGTATTCTGCTCTGGATACCTGAGGTTGTCTTGGCTTCTGTGTATCcttgggctggggctggggctggggctggaatTGGAGATAAGGAATTTTGTGTTATGCAAGGAGCAGCTGAGCTGTCCCGATGAGGAGACGGGAATCTCATGCTGCCAGCTTGGGTCTGCTGGCCTGTAAAGTCAGCCCTGAGTGCACGGGCAGGACTCAGATAGCATCAAGGAAGATCTAGGTGCAAGGTCCGTGTGCCATGCACTCACTCCCCCACTTAGAGGAGCCAGCTGTTCTTGGGAAGAACAGTTGTGAGGAGGAGGACTGATGAGACAGGGCATGCAGGAGACCCATACTCCATCCAGTCATCTGTCTACATAGGTAACTCCAAGGAATCTTCTTGAGCTTAGAGCTGCCTGCCTCTCCTTCACCCCTTTACCGTGgcccttgtcttagttatgtagtgctgctacaacagaaataccacaagtggggggtTTTAACAAActcattcattttctcacagttgaggaggctggaagtccaaatttaggacactggctctagggaaaggctttctctcttggctctgggggaaggtccttgttccttggtgatcttcatgtggtgtgtggCATCTGTCTCATATCTCCTTgtgcttctctatgcctaatctggtTTTACAGATTTTAggatttaagacacactctacacttaACACTGTCTCATTATCATAACAGAGAacacccattctcaaatgggattataaccacaggttggGTTTCACAACACGTTTATGGGGGACACTGTTCAGTCCATAATGGCCCTGTACTCTAGATGTTCATCACCTCAGATTTGCTGCGCACCCACTTGGTATGATGTATATAGGATTTCTGTAGGCTAAGAACCTGCAGTCCTCCCATGTAACTTGGTTGAGACATTGGCACTGCATATTCCCATAAGAAATGAAGTGACCTCCATACTTCACACAGCTTGTGACTGGCCTAGCTGGGTCCCAGTCTTAGGTCTTTGTCCTCTAAGCTGGTGCTTTGGGtctccctgctggtgggaataggGAGGGACAGGAACCACGCTGGATCCTCACAGTGGTATGCTCTCCTAGGAGCCATGCGGGGCCAGCGGAGCCTGCTGCTGGGTCCAGCCCGCCTCTGCCTGCGcctgcttctgctcctgggctatAGGCGCCGCTGCCCACCTCTGCTCCGGGGCCTGGTACAGCGCTGGCGCTATGGAAAGGTCTGCCTGCGCTCTCTGCTCTACAACTCCTTTGGGGGCAGTGACACGGCTGTTGACGCTGCCTTTGAGCCTATCTACTGGCTGGTGGACAACGTGATCCGCTGGTTCGGGGTGGTGAGTGACCCCCAGGGACCAGGGAAAGGGATGTTTTGGGGTAGGAGAGGGACACGTTTTAGAGGCTAGCCCTTATCCTTAGGGAAATTCCTGAATCTGCTTGGGTGTTGGCAAGGATCTCTTGCTGGGTCTACCTCACACTTTCAGACCTTACTGGTGTTGGCAGGTGTTCGTGGTGCTGGTGATTGTGCTGACTGGCTCCATCGTGGCCATCGCCTACCTATGTGTCCTGCCCCTCATCCTCCAAACCTACTCAGTGCCACGACTCTGCTGGCATTTCTTCTATAGTCACTGGAATCTGATCCTCATCGTCTTCCATTACTACCAGGCCATCACCACTCCGCCTGGATACCCACCCCAGGTGGGTTCCCATAGTGGcatgggaggggagggggagtcacaggctgtggaagccagttccaggggtggggaaggagggtgcCTTAGCATCTTCTGAGGTGCAAGATTGGTGCTGCTATAGCTGCCATGATGCTTTTCTCCCTTTGCACAGGGCAGGAATGACATCGCAACTGTCTCTATCTGTAAGAAGTGCATTTATCCCAAGCCGGCCCGAACACACCACTGCAGCATCTGCAATAGGTGGGTCTTGGCTTTGCCCTCTGTGAACCCCAGCTGTGGCCCTTCTGCTGTAGCCCCAGGGCAAAACCTAGACCTGGAATttaataatatttcaatgttatgATGTACCCGccatgcaccaggcactgtgctatctGTGACACCTAGTCCTGAGAATGATCCTACGAGTTAGGCATTATTGTCACTCACAGACACCGAGGTTCAGAGAGAAGTTACCTCGCCCAGTGTGATACAACCAGTAAACAGCAGAGCTGGGTTTGAAGTAAGGCCTGGCTGTCTTCACAGTCTGCCCTTTCCACCTCGGCAGGATACTGGTCCTTGTAGGAAAGGACTGGCACTGACATCTCAAGAACCTTGGCCACTGTAACAGAGCCTGTGTCCCTCCCTCACAGGTGTGTGCTGAAGATGGATCATCACTGCCGTATCCTTTTGCTATCTCTTCTGCCTGAGGCCTTTTTCTTGGCTCCAGAGCACTGCACAGGGTTAATGGCCACAAACCCAAGGCTTCTAGCATCACCTTGGAGAGAGCGCTGGGCTCAGACGTTTGAAGAGATGTGGGGGCTCACCATCTCCTGAGGGGAGCAAAAGGCAGACAGGCTCTGTGGGATGCATCTCCTTGGAGCAAGGATTTGTCCTAGCAGCTCTTTCTCCTGTAAACTATCATGCTGACAGCTGCTGGATGGGTACAGGAGAAGCTCCATGTAATAGGAAGAGATGTCTGGGCTTCTTTGGCTGTCCCTTGGGTGTGCCAGATAGATCCACTGGTCCCCTTCTGCTGTCCCATACAGATATCTGGTTGACCCTAGCTAGGCTGAAGTTCTGGCGCAGATTCCTTGAAGGATTTTAGTTTTCCTGCTTTCCTAGTGGGGCTTGTGAAGGCTCTGAAAAGCTTAGAACACTTCCATCTCAACCCCTGGAAACATCTTCCTGTTTTCCTGCCTTTGGAAAATTAATTCCTGGTGCCTGGAATCCTTGGGCTTGGGTGATGCCATCATGAATCAAGGATGAACCAGAGAGGGACAGCCACCCCTTGAAGTTGTTTGATCTTATCCTTAATCCTTTTCTTACCAGCCTGGCTAAACAACTGTGTGGGCCACTACAACCATCGGTACTTCTTCTCATTCTGCTTTTTCATGACTTTGGGCTGTGTCTACTGCAGCTACGGAAGCTGGGACCTTTTCCGGGAGGCTTATGCTGCCATTGAGGTGAGCCCGTGGTTAGGAGCAGGGCAGCTCAGTAGAACAGAGCTTTGGGGTGTGGAATCTGTCCCTAAAGATGGGGCTGGTAACACCCCATTCTAGAGGCCTGAGAGTATAACCAGCACTGTTTTCAATCCCCTTAGAAAATGAAACAGCTCGACAAGAACAAACTACAGGCGGTTGCCAACCAGGTGGGCCGTCCCCACCCCACTGCCTCCTGCTGCTCAGGCCTGGGGGTATAGAGTTGCTGAGGCAACTGGGGCTGGGCCTGCTAGTTTAGTTGTGGAAGCTGGTTGAGTAGCTCCTGTAGATTGGATAGGGGGTGTTTTGAGAGGCTGTGTTCAATGGGTATTCTTAAGTGGCTTGGGGACAAGCTAGAATGTCCCTAGTATGTGAGTGTTAGGTTACCTATCCCATTATCACCTCCTCTTTGGGTTGAGCAAGGACTCTGCCATGGCGATGGCCTGAGCAGCAAGAAGTCTGTAAGTCTGTGTAATGGGGCTCCAGGGGTCAGAGAGTTCACTGGGCTAGGCAGGtcatcctttgctccaggtcatCTGCATCCATGTCAGGATTATCCCTTTCCCACATGTCTTTTAGGACTCTATTCTGAGCATTTCTTGGGCTTGTACAGTTGTACCTTGGGTGTCCCTTCAGATGCTCACGTTTCTCTCCCTTCTAGTCAGTCCATACTGGGTGTGGGTCTGGTCTCCTCTCGGGGATAAAGCCACATAGTGAAGGAGTTCCAGCTGGAGAGTAGAatggcttcccctggagccccaTTTGTTAAGTCAAATCTAAAGGCCCAGGGTCGGCTCCTTCTGTGCTTTGCCATCTTGTCCAGACCTGCTGTGCCCAGTGTTTGTCCACGTGGTGATGTCTCTGGGCTCAGTCCACCCATCTGGCTGCTGCCCTGACTCCTCTGTGGCTTTAATCTTCTTCTTGGCCTGGGTTTGGATCTCACCTATAGGTGCTGGGAACAAATTGCTGGAGACCACCAGAGCAAATGAGCCACATtttgctattttgtttttttagactTATCACCAGACACCACCACCCACCTTCTCTTTTCGAGAAAGGATAACTCACAAGAGTCTCGTCTACCTCTGGTTCCTGTGCAGGTATCCAGCTCTCATTTTTTTAACAGCTGAAGGGAGGAGCAGCTTGAGGAAAACCTTGTTAGGTGCCCAATACAGGCAGGAACCCATCCCTGTGTAAACTGCCACCATTCTATTCTAATTTAGGCTGGCAAAGAGTCAGCACCAAGGACACTAGCACTGAGTGCTTGTTATGTGCCAAGGTAAGCtgagtttattttatttcatcctcacagtaaccctaaagGGTAGTTTCTTGCGTTTCTTAGATAAGGAGAACTTAGAGGGGTGAAGTGATTTGTTCAGTGATACATAGCTAAGAACggtagagctggaatttgaattcCATGCTATCAGATTCCAACCCCCTGTGCTTTTACTACCCTGTACTGTCtctgtggtcactgtgagtcagtgggttttttttactgtctcTCAAGTATGGATGGATGTTTTTAGAATCacaaaacatttttcttaataataCAGACTtatttctccattctccttttcaCATAGTTTATTCTTAGCCCATGTTGATGCTTTTTTGTTAATGATTTTTATAGACATAATGCAGTAAGAGTTAACCTACAGTATAGGATACTACAACTAAAATAGTAGGCCTTGCCTCAGGCTAGGACATAAGGAAGACATAGGCAGAGAGGTccctgtccagttgattccgactcacggcaacccgtgtatgcagagtggaactgttccattgagttttgaaggctgtgacctttcagaagcaggtcgcctGGCTTATCTTCTGAGTACTAATACTTGAGCGCTAAACCATTGAGAGGTCCCTACGTAATCGTTATCACTCGGATCAGTTACAGgcctccctccagcccctctAAGCTCCACCAATCTTTGCCTCTTTTTTCTTAGTTCTGTGGCACTTGCCCTGGGTGCCCTAACTGTATGGCATGCTGTGCTCATCAGTCGAGGTGAGACTAGCATTGAACGGCACATCAACAAGAAGGAGAGATGTCGGCTACAGTCCAAGGGCAGAGTGAGTAGGGCTGAGGGCCTGGGGTGGGTGGGTTAACAGAATCTGCTGCCCTGTAAACAGGCTAGGGCAGACACCCTAGAACACCAGAACCATGCTTCACTGAGGTTTATCGTAGCTAATTTAGATTTGAAAGTTGAACAGGGATTAAGTAGAAGGGGCTCCTAGAAATATGTGTTCTTCTTGGCTCCAGGTATTTAGGAATCCTTATAACTACGGCTGTTTGGACAACTGGAAGGTATTCCTGGGCGTGGACACGGGAAGGTAAAGTAAAACATCTAGATCAGTGCTGCTCAATAGAACTCTGACGAAAAAATGTTGTAGACCCGTGCTGTCTAAATACAGTAGCCACTGGTCGCATGTGGCCACTGAGCAGTTGAattgtggctagtgtgactgataAAGTTAGAGGACGTTAtacttttttttgccaaccatgcaaCCCCCTCGCACATATTTTCCTAGGCATGCTACGCGCATTGTACGTGCAGGTGTGTAATTTGCAAAAAATTTGGTAATTTTCAatcttattttaattaatttaagtaGCCACGTGTGGTTAGTGGCTATCATATTGGACGGTGCAGTtctaggctccaggaatagagATCATTGCTTATTGGAGCCAAAGGGGGTTCAGTGCAGAACCACATGGTTTAAATAGCTGATGTGGCTTCAAGATGACTAGAACAGAATCTTGAGAAAGctcttctccagaagagaccTCTAGGTAGGTAGAGTGGCCACCAGTCACCTCCCACTTGTGTGGCAATGTCTGGAGTTCAAGCCAATAATTTGTGGGACTGAAGGAATTTGTGGCAGAGATCATAAGATCATAAATGAGGCTAGCTCTCTCGGCACAAGGGTGGTAATTTTCCAAATGGAACTACTGAGACAATAACAATCAGGTGACCCTAAGTACCGTCCTACCACCCCCTCCCATCCTCATAACATTCCTGTCTATCACTGGGCCTGCAGTGACCCATTAGAAGTTTAACTTGAAATTTCTAAAGGCTTTCAAAGCACTAAAGGTGCATTCACTGGACAAAAATTAGGGAGAGgagattagaattttttttacctTTGTGACTAGTACAATACCAAGGTAGCTTCAGATATATCCTTGCTGAGGAATGAGGATCTAGAAGAAGAAGACCTAGAGCTCTTGGAACTCAGAGACGTCTCCATCTTCTCTTGTAGGCACTGGCTTACCCGGGTGCTGTTACCTTCTAGTCACCTGCCCCATGGGAATGGAATGAGCTGGGACCCCCCTCCCTGGGTGGCTGCTCACTCAGCTTCTGTGATGGCAGTGTGAACTGGAGTGTGTCAGCCGTGACTAGCATTCATTCTGCTTCCTACATTGTCTCAAGGACCTCCAAGGGCAGTTTTTCTTGGAATCTTTGAACAAGAGCCAGTGGGCCTTCCTTAGGATCCCATGCAGGGATAACTCAAGGACCAACCTGCTGGCTACTGCAGAAACAGGGCATGATGTGGGGAAATCCTGGGACTGATGTCCCTTTACTCAGGCAAACAGAAGTTCCAGTCCCAGACGGGCTGTTTGGCAGCTAGCCAGCTTGCCCAGTGCTGACCACAACCTCCTCCGGGttacggcactgggcttggccaCCACCTCTCTCACTTGCTGTCTAAGAAAATACCTGAATGGTACAGTGAGATCCTGACTTCTCAACAGGGCAAAGGTATCAGGCTGCTGCTGAGGTTACTGCCACTTCTCATGTGCTGGTGAAGGGTGCAAAAATAAAGGTATTGGATTTTTAAACATCTGTGCTTCTCACTCTTTGCCTTTACTGTAGGGCAGGGAAGGGGGAAAGTTAGGGTCCAGGCATAGTGAGTAGGTGTTCTGGTCATGCTCCCTACGCCCTACATGTAGGGGCTAAATGCGTTGAAGAAGCCTTGGCTAATCCGTATCAATAGTGTTCTTCTATTGCATGCTAGTGACTCCTCTGGTTATGTGCTCCTGAGGCACAGGGTGGGAGACGGGGGAACACCTGACAGCCCCGTTACCAAAAGAAACCTTTATTCTCCAGCAAGTACACACACATCCATCCACCCTCCCTGGTCCTCAGGGCCACATTCATTTGCATTCACCCCTCAGCAGCACATCTTCCTTTTTCGGCCATATACATGAAAGAGCCCACAAGATCCTTCTTCACATACAAGTAGTCTCACACTTCGTTACTTCACAAACCCATTACAAGTCAGGATTCCTATGTTTCTTGTACAGCCGTGCAGCAGAGGCCCAGCATTTGTGCTGTGTCAGTGGAGAGGAAGTCAGACGCCAGTGGTCTCCCTGCCTTGAGCAAGATGGCTCAATAATTAGTAATCCTGGGTTAGATTGTCAGTGAGGACAGTCACGGCCAAGGCCAAGGGCTCAGCTGCCGGGGCTCCCCAGCAGAAACCTGTAGGCAAAAAAAACATTTGCAGTATTAGTTATGAAGTTCGTTTCGACCCCCATCTCGCCCATCGGCTAGAAACTCACCACTCTCCCCTGGCTGACACTGCTTCCTTGCGCACCAGTCTCTTCTTGTCATCCAGGGGCTTGGCTAGGGCCCGGATCACCTGTGGTTTGTAGGGCAGCAGCTGTGGAGTCAGAAGAAATAATCTGAGCCTTGCTCAAGACCAAGACAACGGAGAGAGCCAATTCTCTGACTTTGTCCAATTAATGTTGAGAAGAAAGCAAAActtgtcttgtttttctttagtGATTCCAGAGGATGCTATGTTGCAGGATAGTCATTTTATTATAGGGTAGTGGGGATTTACTGAGTCCACTTTGGGCCCAAGGAAGAAAATCCTTGCCTGTCTACACCTTGTAGTTCATACTTCAGTTACACAGCAGGGTTGCTAATCCCATTTGACTAAGGCAAAAAGGTACTTCTCTGGCTCATCTAAGAAATTTCCATGCCAGAGAGGGTCTGAGGTACTCACCACAGGGGTGGGCAGGCGAGTGAGTGCGTGCATACACCGCAGTGCTGCTATCCGGACCGCCTGGAACACAACCATAAGGAGATGAGGGGAGGCATGAGAAGGTGAGACACAGGTGCCAAAGGGTTGCTGGGGCTCAACACACCATGGAAGGGCTAGAGCTGAGGTTCAGAAACTTGGTGACGAGGGTGTCAATGTGAAGACTCATGACTTGGGGTGCTTCCAGTAAAAGAGGCTGAAGGCAGCTGAGGGTGGAGAGCTGTACCACACAGTCAGGGCAGGACAGGGCCTCCAGCAGCAAGGAGAGAAGCTAAGGGACAACAGGAAAGTGGGGGGATAACCACGTTACCCGATGATCCTGGCTATCCTCGTCCCCTTTCTAGTCTCAGCTAGAAACCAATGGCTTTGTCCCTTACTCAGAGGGTCCGACTGTAGGACTTACTGTGGGCAGCTCTGGCAAGAGCACAGGCTTGGGCAGTCTGTTAAGTACATGAGATAGACCCTTCAGGTAATTTGGCTTCACATCTGTAACAAATGGAAAAGCTCAGGGGAGAAACTAGACTTGGACAATAGCTTGAGAATTCAACTCTAATCTCTGAGCCTGGAATATCAGCcaacaaagaagtaaaaaaccCCTCAAGCTCAGAATAAGCAAGGTATGCCAATCATAAGGAAAAAGGAGGACAAGAACCTGAAAGTTTAGTCTTGTAGGTATAGACCACGTTACAGCTCTGAAGCAGCACTCAGGCCCTGAATTACCACTTTAGGGAATGTGGTCTGGGCAAAGCAGAGAAGATGTGTGTTTGGGGCATTCCCTTCAGGCTCTCCTCACCTTGCGGAGCAGCATGGAAGCCCTGGACCAAGGCAGGCACGTTATCCGTGAAGAACCGCTGGCGGAACATGATCCGCACTTCAGCATGGCCAGCGCGGGTCAGTACGTCAGAGCAGTCGGACATGAGCAGAGAGAAGCCGTCAGCTGCTGCTGGACCTAGTTCTGGATCACTCAGGAGGCCCatgagctagaaaaaaaagtctttgaggTACATCAGAGAAGAAGGATCTTGAAGACCCAAGAGGAAAATGGAAGTCGCATCTGGAAGGACAAGGATTGACAGGGAAGTTCCTGGTGAGATCCTAGGCTCTCCTGTCTCCAGAAAAGACTTACTCGGTCTGTGAGGCAGGAGCTGCGAGGGTGGTATCTGAGCACTAGGGCCTTTGTTACCTGTAATCAGAAAGAGAACAGTAAGGGCGTGCACGACCCTCAAACCCAGAACCCTGAGAAGCATATGCTTCTGGTTCATGGTCAAACAGATCTACTTTATCTAGCCAGACATAACTGCCAGTCCAGTTCCTTACCCAGAGAAGCAATGTGAAGGCCTGAACGCTGTATGGCCCAGAGCCCAGGCCAGTCTCCACTTTGTCCATAGCCAGCTGTATGAATTCATCCAACTGCTGCCCTAAAAAGGAGGGAAGAAATGCTGATGTAAAGGCTACAAATTTCTCCTTTAATAATGAATGTAAATCTCCTAAACGCAGCGCTCCCTGAGAAGCTGTTAAAAAAGAACAATTACCACTCTGCCTGTGGACCTTGCCCACTCAGCTCTAGGATGCGGGAGCGTGGAGTTCTCATAATGCAGGGGTGCCAGCATTTAAACAGCAACGGCTGTCTACTTGCAACAAAGAACTGTCCGTAACAGCTCTGCTGTAGGGAGTAGGATGGCAGAAGTAGATcaagcattctgcttgtactcaCCCCCCCCTTATGCCCTGCAATGCTTTGCCCAACTCTGGTCTTGACTCTCATCCCAAAGGCTGTCCTAGGGCAGTGCCTGAATAGTTTGAGCCCTGTTATACTATCAGCAAGCTCCTTTTATGGTGATTCAGGGAGCTCTTGCCCCAGTCTTGCCCTCAAGCTCCATGCTCATCCCTAGTACCTGCAGGGTGCTTGTTGAGGAGTCCTGCGAAGCACTTGGCAGCAGCAGTGGAGGAGAAGGGGCAACTGTGGCAGCAACTCAGCTCTAGAAGCTCCCGCATGAGTTGGTTCAGCTGAGGGATTTCCACCTACAGAAAACCTAGTCATGTAACGGACCCAGAGAACACTTTGAGAGATACCGAGCAGAAAGTGGCAGCAGGCGCCAGGATGGATGAGAACTAACTTCTCCAATGGGGGAAGTGAAAGAACACCAGCTTAGC encodes:
- the ZDHHC16 gene encoding palmitoyltransferase ZDHHC16 isoform X2; the encoded protein is MRGQRSLLLGPARLCLRLLLLLGYRRRCPPLLRGLVQRWRYGKVCLRSLLYNSFGGSDTAVDAAFEPIYWLVDNVIRWFGVVFVVLVIVLTGSIVAIAYLCVLPLILQTYSVPRLCWHFFYSHWNLILIVFHYYQAITTPPGYPPQGRNDIATVSICKKCIYPKPARTHHCSICNRCVLKMDHHCPWLNNCVGHYNHRYFFSFCFFMTLGCVYCSYGSWDLFREAYAAIETYHQTPPPTFSFRERITHKSLVYLWFLCSSVALALGALTVWHAVLISRGETSIERHINKKERCRLQSKGRVFRNPYNYGCLDNWKVFLGVDTGRHWLTRVLLPSSHLPHGNGMSWDPPPWVAAHSASVMAV
- the ZDHHC16 gene encoding palmitoyltransferase ZDHHC16 isoform X1, translating into MRGQRSLLLGPARLCLRLLLLLGYRRRCPPLLRGLVQRWRYGKVCLRSLLYNSFGGSDTAVDAAFEPIYWLVDNVIRWFGVVFVVLVIVLTGSIVAIAYLCVLPLILQTYSVPRLCWHFFYSHWNLILIVFHYYQAITTPPGYPPQGRNDIATVSICKKCIYPKPARTHHCSICNRCVLKMDHHCPWLNNCVGHYNHRYFFSFCFFMTLGCVYCSYGSWDLFREAYAAIEKMKQLDKNKLQAVANQTYHQTPPPTFSFRERITHKSLVYLWFLCSSVALALGALTVWHAVLISRGETSIERHINKKERCRLQSKGRVFRNPYNYGCLDNWKVFLGVDTGRHWLTRVLLPSSHLPHGNGMSWDPPPWVAAHSASVMAV